The sequence GGCCGCGAGCGATTCACTATTTACTGCGCGGTATGCCACGGGACCTACGGATACGGTGACGGCATCGTGGTCCGCCGCGGCTTCAAGGCGCCGCCGTCGTATCACATCGACCGGCTGCGCGACGCCCCGGTCGGCTACGTTTTCGCCGTGGCGACCTATGGCTATGGGGCGATGGCCGATTACGCGGAACAAGTCGCGCCGCGCGACCGCTGGGCGATCGTAGCCTACATCCGAGCCCTGCAATTGAGTCAGCGTCTAAAGTTGGCCGATCTCTCGGCGGACGAGCGCGGGCGGATTATTCCCAAGTTGGAGGCCGACGGCAGTGGACCAAAATGAGTTGATCCATGACCGGCTCCTGCCGCGATCGCTCCTGGCCGGCGCGATCGGGATCGCATTCTGCCTCGCCTGCTGGATTTTTCGGCCGGAAGCATTTTTCCGAGGGTATCTGGTTGGCTACATCTTCTGCATCGGAATCCTGCTGGGGTGCATGGCGATCGA is a genomic window of Pirellulales bacterium containing:
- a CDS encoding cytochrome c; protein product: MSLVGCQQEMGKQPAFRPLEPSGFFADGRSARPLVTGTIARGQLETDVGFFTGRRERAPQPEIVAAAGQEAGKPTVRLVNPDDMASYVDNFPFAMTTQILDRGRERFTIYCAVCHGTYGYGDGIVVRRGFKAPPSYHIDRLRDAPVGYVFAVATYGYGAMADYAEQVAPRDRWAIVAYIRALQLSQRLKLADLSADERGRIIPKLEADGSGPK